The proteins below are encoded in one region of Lactuca sativa cultivar Salinas chromosome 3, Lsat_Salinas_v11, whole genome shotgun sequence:
- the LOC128132667 gene encoding uncharacterized protein LOC128132667 isoform X2 — MEGLQRYIQNLAQLLDAWFLSEITSLPPLKCFYIHCSVIGALIYAFFLGDESHHNRRRTVEAQLSLTSHHMAETDTGTGKEDPKDKETEKALVSSSLKLLEGSALRINNLIDVATEGGMYLNRIDGKNNPNVCAYRMTPEASFPVEDVRGYYLSSPITFTLKPKESIDLDLELRFDIPFGLNVMISTEPEQSNLIADGMLLEANYRKSVKIHLKNETPSDQTILPGEIVARCDTSLA, encoded by the exons ATGGAAGGCTTACAACGCTACATTCAAAATTTGGCTCAATTGCT GGATGCGTGGTTTTTGTCTGAAATTACCTCTTTACCCCCCTTGAAGTGTTTTTATATTCATTGTTCCGTGATCGGTGCCCTAATCTACGCCTTCTTTCTTGGAGACGAATCGCACCATAATCGGAGACGCACCGTCGAAGCGCAGCTTTCGCTAACGTCGCATCACA TGGCAGAGACAGACACAGGGACAGGAAAGGAGGACCCCAAGGACAAGGAGACAGAGAAAGCCTTGGTCAGCTCATCTTTGAAACTACTGGAGGGATCAGCTTTGCGTATTAACAATTTAATCGATGTTGCCACTGAGGGTGGTATGTACCTCAACCGTATTGATGGGAAGAACAACCCAAACGTGTGTGCTTACAGGATGACCCCTGAGGCTAGTTTTCCGGTTGAAGATGTTCGTGGCTACTACTTGAGCAG CCCTATCACTTTCACCCTAAAACCTAAGGAGTCGATTGATCTTGATCTGGAGCTTCGATTCGATATACCATTTGGTCTCAATGTTATGATCA GTACTGAACCAGAACAGTCGAACTTGATAGCTGATGGGATGCTTCTTGAAGCAAATTACAGAAAGAGTGTTAAGATTCATCTGAAAAATGAAACCCCAAGTGATCAAACCATTCTTCCAGGTGAGATCGTGGCAAGATGCGACACTAGTCTCGCATAA
- the LOC128132667 gene encoding uncharacterized protein LOC128132667 isoform X1 encodes MEGLQRYIQNLAQLLDAWFLSEITSLPPLKCFYIHCSVIGALIYAFFLGDESHHNRRRTVEAQLSLTSHHMAETDTGTGKEDPKDKETEKALVSSSLKLLEGSALRINNLIDVATEGGMYLNRIDGKNNPNVCAYRMTPEASFPVEDVRGYYLSRCPITFTLKPKESIDLDLELRFDIPFGLNVMISTEPEQSNLIADGMLLEANYRKSVKIHLKNETPSDQTILPGEIVARCDTSLA; translated from the exons ATGGAAGGCTTACAACGCTACATTCAAAATTTGGCTCAATTGCT GGATGCGTGGTTTTTGTCTGAAATTACCTCTTTACCCCCCTTGAAGTGTTTTTATATTCATTGTTCCGTGATCGGTGCCCTAATCTACGCCTTCTTTCTTGGAGACGAATCGCACCATAATCGGAGACGCACCGTCGAAGCGCAGCTTTCGCTAACGTCGCATCACA TGGCAGAGACAGACACAGGGACAGGAAAGGAGGACCCCAAGGACAAGGAGACAGAGAAAGCCTTGGTCAGCTCATCTTTGAAACTACTGGAGGGATCAGCTTTGCGTATTAACAATTTAATCGATGTTGCCACTGAGGGTGGTATGTACCTCAACCGTATTGATGGGAAGAACAACCCAAACGTGTGTGCTTACAGGATGACCCCTGAGGCTAGTTTTCCGGTTGAAGATGTTCGTGGCTACTACTTGAGCAGGTG CCCTATCACTTTCACCCTAAAACCTAAGGAGTCGATTGATCTTGATCTGGAGCTTCGATTCGATATACCATTTGGTCTCAATGTTATGATCA GTACTGAACCAGAACAGTCGAACTTGATAGCTGATGGGATGCTTCTTGAAGCAAATTACAGAAAGAGTGTTAAGATTCATCTGAAAAATGAAACCCCAAGTGATCAAACCATTCTTCCAGGTGAGATCGTGGCAAGATGCGACACTAGTCTCGCATAA